The Humulus lupulus chromosome 4, drHumLupu1.1, whole genome shotgun sequence genome has a window encoding:
- the LOC133833036 gene encoding uncharacterized protein LOC133833036, with translation MEITNNPPKSIQFINEHGQIMEQGVEYEWLPIKCKTCAGFGHSMAECRKEKKVQWVRKDAEPQTEEEQGPGEHQVGKLKESVIQASSEMNKDQAEPDESVIPGDETMAETNVRETKLKGCKISNFMDSHFPNWDYHTSSIIEGRILVMWRRLYVKTIILEESSQAVHCLVKVMGVQLEFGVTFVYGLNSIEGKDKSGGKAISNSELADSINWLAGAHVEPLRNIGSYFTWSNNQDGAARIYSKIDHAVIQNSEKLSSKNFRFYNYWADHYDFSDLVLKSWRAPIKASGINAIFLKLLRLKHCLKTFNMDRLGDLKANYNKAKDSYQKRKAENGIVSYMMTEGQLVDNYTEVVSHFLGHFRACLGSPSLASGRVNIQHIELGPKLSVEQQSDIREEVCTAISNCFESGSFPSKLHETTLSLIPKVANPSRTVDYRPIACYSTLYKCMAKLLCKRLAVVLPVIVQTNQGAFIQGRTLAHNIMICQDLIKNYGRVSTSSRCAIKIYLSKAYDTVDWLFLEDLFKAIRFPMKFIGWVMSCVRSTTYFLVMNGRIQGNFKGEKGLRQGDPMSPLLFVLIMEYLSRSLQHAALNSLFRFHPMCKSLKLINLCFAEELLIFCKGTLPAIRSVKRVLDDFSTASGLNINVGKSQNFFGGVSTSDRTRISQEINLSEGSFPLRYLGVPMRPTKWRHADCEVLIQKFRLKIPNWASRHLSFAGRIQLINSRSKLHIPSWQKVCLPKTYGGLGFREGATWNQVVLAKYIWALSSKPDLLWVKWIHSINLKGQNFWNYDLKGDCSWYWGKLCHLKKCFSSTAISAAGVQRKFLSSKLYNSLLIQQKVEYSRTI, from the exons atGGAAATCACTAACAATCCTCCGAAAAGCATACAGTTCATTAATGAACATGGTCAGATCATGGAGCAAGGGGTTGAGTATGAGTGGCTACCGATAAAATGTAAAACCTGTGCTGGCTTTGGGCACTCAATGGCAGAATGtaggaaagaaaagaaagttcAGTGGGTCAGGAAAGACGCAGAACCCCAAACGGAGGAGGAGCAGGGACCTGGAGAACATCAGGTTGGAAAGTTGAAAGAAAGTGTGATTCAGGCTAGTTCAGAAATGAACAAAGATCAGGCAGAACCAGATGAGTCTGTTATACCAGGTGATGAGACTATGGCTGAAACTAATGTTAGAG AGACTAAACTGAAGGGTTGTAAAATAAGTAACTTCATGGACAGTCATTTTCCGAACTGGGATTATCACACTAGTTCCATCATTGAAGGCCGTATCTTAGTTATGTGGAGAAGGTTATATGTTAAAACCATCATCTTAGAGGAATCCTCTCAAGCAGTTCACTGTCTGGTGAAGGTGATGGGTGTGCAGCTGGAGTTTGGGGTCACCTTTGTTTATGGTCTTAATTCGATTGAGG GCAAGGACAAATCAGGAGGCAAGGCTATCTCAAACTCAGAGTTAGCTGATTCTATAAACTGGCTGGCAGGTGCTCATGTTGAACCTTTACGGAATATTGGTTCCTATTTTACTTGGTCTAATAACCAAGATGGTGCTGCTAGGATCTATTCGAAAATTGACCATGCTGT TATTCAGAATTCTGAGAAGTTGAGTTCCAAAAATTTTCGATTTTACAATTACTGGGCGGATCACTATGACTTCTCTGATTTGGTGTTAAAAAGTTGGAGAGCCCCGATTAAAGCTTCTGGTATAAATGCGATTTTTCTCAAGCTGTTGAGGCTTAAACATTGTTTGAAAACTTTTAATATGGACAGATTAGGCGATTTAAAAGCTAACTACAATAAGGCCAAAGACTCCTATCAA AAGCGTAAAGCTGAGAATGGGATAGTCTCTTACATGATGACAGAAGGGCAGTTAGTTGATAATTATACTGAAGTGGTCTCTCATTTTTTGGGTCATTTCAGAGCTTGTTTAGGCAGTCCTAGCTTAGCTTCAGGCAGGGTAAATATCCAGCATATTGAGTTAGGGCCAAAACTTTCAGTTGAGCAGCAA AGTGATATACGTGAAGAGGTGTGTACTGCTATCTCTAACTGTTTTGAGTCTGGCAGCTTCCCATCTAAGCTTCATGAAACTACCCTTTCATTGATTCCTAAGGTTGCTAATCCCTCCCGGACTGTCGACTATAGGCCTATAGCATGCTACTCTACGTTGTATAAGTGCATGGCTAAGTTGCTTTGTAAGAGGTTGGCTGTTGTTCTGCCTGTTATTGTTCAGACCAATCAGGGAGCTTTCATACAAGGTCGCACTTTAGCCCACAATATCATGATTTGTCAAGATCTGATTAAAAATTACGGGAGAGTTTCCACTTCTTCGCGTTGTGCCATAAAGATATATCTGAGTAAGGCATATGATACTGTAGATTGGTTGTTTCTTGAGGACTTGTTTAAAGCTATAAGGTTCCCCATGAAGTTCATAGGTTGGGTTATGTCTTGTGTTAGGAGTACCACCTATTTTCTTGTGATGAATGGTAGAATTCAAGGCAATTTTAAAGGAGAGAAAGGGTTGAGACAGGGTGATCCTATGTCACCTCTTTTATTTGTTCTCATCATGGAGTATTTGTCTAGAAGTTTACAACATGCAGCGCTTAACTCCCTCTTTCGTTTTCATCCGATGTGCAAGAGTCTTAAGCTCATTAATTTGTGTTTTGCGGAAGAATTGCTTATTTTTTGTAAGGGTACTCTCCCAGCTATTAGGAGTGTAAAGAGGGTTCTTGATGATTTTTCTACTGCCTCTGGTCTGAACATCAATGTTGGCAAATCTCAAAATTTTTTCGGTGGAGTCTCTACTTCAGATAGAACCAGGATCTCTCAAGAGATTAACCTTTCAGAGGGTTCCTTTCCTTTAAGGTACCTTGGGGTTCCAATGAGGCCAACAAAATGGAGACATGCAGATTGTGAGGTGTTAATTCAGAAGTTTAGGCTGAAGATTCCGAATTGGGCTAGTAGACATCTCTCCTTTGCTGGCCGGATTCAACTTATAAACTCT AGGAGTAAATTACACATCCCATCTTGGCAAAAAGTCTGCCTCCCTAAAACTTATGGTGGCTTGGGATTTAGAGAAGGGGCAACATGGAACCAGGTTGTTCTGGCTAAGTACATTTGGGCATTATCTTCCAAACCTGACTTACTTTGGGTTAAGTGGATTCACTCCATTAACCTGAAAGGACAGAACTTCTGGAACTATGATTTGAAAGGTGATTGTAGCTGGTACTGGGGGAAATTGTGTCATCTCAAGAAGTGCTTCAGTTCAACTGCTATATCAGCTGCTGGTGTACAGAGGAAGTTTCTGTCTTCGAAGCTTTATAATAGCCTTCTAATTCAGCAAAAAGTTGAGTATTCTAGGACAATTTGA